A stretch of the Malus domestica chromosome 08, GDT2T_hap1 genome encodes the following:
- the LOC103453312 gene encoding probable trehalose-phosphate phosphatase D — protein MTNQNVLVSDAKGMAITVTVAAKKAMFSQSVPKPMTEGGGGGCFTIPMNIKVLKVDTEGGAARVNAWVDSLRASSPTRVKSATPQSLSETVDYNSWTIHHPSAMSMFEQITNASKGKQIVMFLDYDGTLSPIVEDPDSAFMSNEMRKAVRDAARYFPTAIVSGRCRDKVYSFVQLGELYYAGSHGMDIRGPSKSSKYKNDNQAVLFQPASEFVPMIDEVYKTLLEKTRSISGSRVENNKFCLSVHFRCVDEKSWAALAEQVRLVLNEYPKLRLTQGRKVLEIRPTIKWDKGKALEFLLESLGYANSNEVFPVYIGDDRTDEDAFKVLRDRGQGFGILVSKVPKETNASYTLQEPAEVKDFLRRLVKWKRLSNQQRN, from the exons ATGACCAACCAAAATGTGCTAGTTTCTGATGCCAAAGGCATGGCTATTACAGTCACGGTTGCTGCAAAAAAGGCTATGTTTTCACAGTCGGTTCCGAAACCGATGActgagggaggaggaggaggttgcTTCACCATTCCCATGAACATCAAGGTTTTGAAAGTTGACACAGAAGGCGGAGCAGCCAGAGTCAATGCTTGGGTTGACTCCTTGAGAGCATCTTCTCCAACTCGTGTCAAATCAGCCACTCCTCAGTCTCTTTCTGAAACCGTGGATTATAACTCTTGGACT ATTCATCATCCATCAGCCATGAGCATGTTCGAGCAGATAACCAATGCTTCAAAGGGCAAGCAGATTGTAATGTTTCTTGACTATGATGGCACCCTCTCCCCCATTGTAGAAGACCCAGATAGTGCTTTCATGTCCAATGAG ATGAGAAAAGCAGTGAGGGACGCTGCTAGATACTTTCCCACAGCAATAGTTAGCGGGAGGTGCAGAGACAAG GTTTATAGCTTTGTACAATTAGGAGAGCTTTATTATGCAGGCAGCCATGGGATGGACATCAGGGGACCATCCAAAAGTAGCAAATATAAGAAT GATAATCAAGCGGTTCTCTTCCAACCAGCCAGTGAGTTTGTACCAATGATTGATGAG GTGTACAAAACTTTATTGGAGAAAACTAGATCCATCTCAGGATCTAGGgtagaaaataataaattttgctTATCTGTACACTTCCGTTGTGTTGATGAGAAG AGTTGGGCAGCTTTAGCAGAGCAAGTTAGACTTGTACTCAATGAGTACCCAAAGCTCAGATTGACTCAAGGGAGGAAG GTATTAGAGATCAGGCCAACAATCAAATGGGACAAAGGCAAAGCTCTTGAATTCTTGCTAGAGTCATTAG GATATGCGAACTCAAATGAAGTATTTCCAGTCTATATTGGAGATGATCGAACAGACGAGGATGCCTTCAAG GTGCTACGAGATAGAGGACAAGGATTTGGTATTCTAGTTTCTAAAGTTCCAAAAGAAACAAATGCTTCTTATACTTTACAAGAACCAGCGGAG GTTAAGGACTTTTTGCGGCGTTTGGTGAAATGGAAGAGATTGTCGAACCAACAAAGGAACTAG